CTAAACTTAAGATAGTTAATTGTGCAATCTCATTTTTGTGGGCAGCAGCATCTACCCAGAATCAGTCATTTGTATTTCActtcaaagaacaaaaactATCTTTCTGGCATGTGAAGTCAGAAAAGTTATAAAATGAAAGGAGGAGATTTAAGCCTATCATATATAAAAAGTTTCTTCAGGACAAGTGTCCCTACCTTTCAACAAGCTCATTTGCTCCTTCCAAAAGGAATTTAACCTTTTCCTATGAGGCCATGTAACAAGAGTAGGTACACGCTCAACATGCTGTAAGAATTGTGTTACCATCCATCTTCTCTTCGCCCAGTAGCTGACATTGCTTTTGATCCTAGTTTCAGATGTAAAAGCCAGTAACATATTGTAATGGAGAATCAGGGTTAGTTCAGTGCACCCTGGATTGTAACATTACTTAACTGTATATGACATGCTAGCTATTTACATACACACACCAGACAAGAACTCTCTCTGTTCCATGTGGACTATATTAATCTATATTATCCTACagattattttaactttttgcTTGGCTCAACCCCTAATTCTAAACTGTTACTCTCAAATAATCCTATCAGATTTCCAAGTGCTATTTGCTAATCTCCATACCATTGTTTATTAGCAGAGAAGTAAATGGCTTCCTCCTCATCTTCAGTTCGATAAATTGCTGGGCAGCTTGACACAGAAAGGATGTCAGGGTCAGGGGAGTGCAAAGCATGCTGAGACTGTGGAGATGATGACACAACATTGCGTCTTGATCGACACAAGCTACTGCTTCTTGCCAGTGTGCCGGGAGGTTTTACAATGGACCCTgaggcaaagaaaaagcaaaccaaaactgtCCAAGTGACATTAAAGAAAGACTGGCATCACCTTATATATTCTACAGTTAGATGAAGCTCTAACTAAGATGCAACTGCAGCAGTTTGTGCCTGCCAAATGTTACTCTGACCATGTGCACTGAAGCTCTGGCTCACTATGCTCTCTtgagaacaaagagaaagattCTACTTAAACTTCTAACCCTTTATAAACTAAAAATAGCAGAGCTGAAATTAGTATATTACACAATATCCTGTATTTTACTTGTGTGGCAATTTGGAGCTTAAAAGAATATGTAAAGGCTTTGCAATGTAGATACACTTAACAAATGAAAGCCATGAAATAGGCTGCATTAGTTATAAGTTAGATGCAGAAGATCAGTTTCATTCACGTaacattatataaaatatagaaTTCAACCTCATTTTTAGCTcaagattttcctttttggtaACACTTTCTTTTGCCAGGCTAACTACgaatttctggaaaaaaaatactaagaaTGGGTGGAAACAACAACTCAAGACTTGATTAGGAAAGTATCTAAACCAGGAAGTGACAAACTAAAATGCTCTTAATCCAATTCCTCCTTGAAATTATTATTAGGCAGCAAAACTTCTATGGAAATAAATCTACAGACCTGTTTTCAGGCTAGCTGTTGTAAGCCTCAGGACTTCTCATACCCCTCCTCAAACTGTCCCATAGAATGTATTACTGCTTGGGTAAGACAGACCTACCCTGATGTTCAAAATGTTTaccaaacactaaaaaaaaatttaaaaagttatttttgtaGACAAGGATGTCTAGCCTGACAAattcattttatgttttcagatGCCAGTTTAGCATCAGGTAGATTACAGTTTCCCTTCCTGGAATCTCAGAAAAGGTCGGGCTGTCAATCTGGTTTACTGCAGGAAATCAGAACTTTCACAAAACAGCAACTAGCTGCACCTTCACCAACACTTAGATTTTGTTTCCTACACAGCTGAATAGAAAAGAAAGGTTTAAAACTCCCAACATGACAGTTGTCATGTAACAAACTTCTGATTTTATTCTGATGTACTCCCTATTGACCTAAAAAGCAGGGGTTCACAGGTCAAAAATAAGATTTGGTCATCACAAAAATGTTCCCAAAAGAACAAATGTGAACTGAGATAAGAGAGTAAGAACTCCTTTAGAAAATTTATACTACATGTCAAGGTAAATTGGATGCCATCCTACTCACTCATATATAAAAAGAACAAGATCACACCATCAGTGAATTTTGAGAGAAGTCACAAGCATTTTGGTTCCTTGTAAGTGTATATACGCAGAATTCTGAAGGATTCAGTGATGAGAACTTAGTGTCTAGAACTGTCTACTACAAATGAAACTCACTAGAGTGGAAGTTTCACTATCACCTTCATGTATGATTTTGTTCCACTCTTGTACATTATTTCTTTATCCCCTTTTGTTCTTCAGCTCAGGACTGATTTATCAGCTTTACTACTTCACACCATTTAAACCATCATCCCaattgctgcagcacagagaagccTGACTGGCAGACTTCCAATTTTGTCAATACTGAGATCAAATGACACTGGGGCAAGATAACAAACCCAGATTAGGGCTTAGGTTTAGGTCCAGAGACTGAAACAGTTGTGTTCATAGCTGACCTGTCTGCATGTTGCATTTTGCCTGAAGCCTCACGAGTGAGACAAGCCATTTTGCTTCTGTCCTTCCTCATGTGCATTTATCGTTTTTGTCTAACGGATAGGAATAATTCACCAAACTAACCTACAATAATTTGACTCCTGTGGTTTCAACCACAGATCATTCAATTTTAAGTAGTGTTGTAGGGGGATTAATGAACTTTTCATTGTAGCCTGTAGAAAGTTTGTTacattcagaagaaaaacatttgctcCAGGCACAACAAATGAAGCCAGCAAAGTGGCAATCATTCTCCCtatgctattttaaaatatagctcTAATTTCTTCTGAGAATCACAGccccagaagaaaaatgtacaCACATGACAAAGTTTTCTTCCCTACCCATTCCTCAGCTTGATATTGCTTGTTTAAATAGCTACATGGGAGCTCATCTTTTTGATTTGCCTCTAGAGTCTGCTTAATCAAAACTTCCATTAAACAGGCTCTTGTATTGATGCAATAACTCAAGATACAAGGGTGGTCTAAATCCCCAGTGTATATCCTTGGATCATAGTTTAACTAAAGCTGGATTTCCCTCTCTCCAGTACTTGGCCTCTCTGTTGTACACTCAACCCACTGTATCCAAACACAAATATTCTGCCTGAAGGCTTCCCTTAGACAACAAGATTTTATTCCAGCTActaaagaatgttttaaaagctaTGTAGCATGCAGCCTTTCTAGGGTGTGATCTTCATGGTAGCTCAAGGGACCCTAGACGAACTGAATGAAAGAATAAGTGTGCTAACAGAAATTCAGCATTACTCGTAAGTTTTTGTCTAAGCAGCAATCCTAGCACGACAAGCAGACTTGCAAAACCTTAACTGGATTTGCCCCTCACTTCcccactgaaacagaaaaaggctttttcttcatgttatctTTATTGCAAACCACAGTTTTCAATTCATCTAAGTCCCAAAAGATGCGTCTGAAATGCTACATAGAATTTTAGTTCTTTTGGCTTTAATCCAATCCTGTTTGATTTCAGCACTCTTTTCTCACCTCACTTCAAAATCCCATGCCTCCACaacttttcccctttatttttaCTGAGCTCACCACTTACCATAAAACTGTGAAACTATCGGAGGAGTATCTTCATCTAAGTCATCAACTCCCCCTGCGATTGGGTAAGGAGGAATGGAAACTCGAGGCATAACTACCCAGCTGTGATCAGAGTAGAGAGAGGAGGTCAAGCTTGGTAGCCCAGAATTGTGTGCTATTTGAAAACCACAAATCTTCTCAATCTGTTGCCATCGATAAAGACGCTCTCGTAAACATGTCGTCAATTCAGAGAgtgctttcctgaagaaaagcaCACATTAAAGTTACATACACTGCTCTTAAAGCAAAGTAACACAAGTACAGCCATTCCAGCATACCAGAACACCCAATTAGGACTGTCCAAATATTCACACTTTAACATCTTTTAAACTGATTTACTTAAAAGTGCAAAACCACTCAGACACTAAATTCTGTAACTCCCCACAAATTCCATTGTTACAGGAATAACCACAAAAGAATACGCATCCTGGTAATACTCTTACTTTGCTTCAAGAATTTTGTGGTCCACCTCATCCAGGGAGGAGCTATGTGCAACATGTAACGTTCCAAATACAgtgcttctcttcttttttatcttttctgcctgaaaagcAAGATGAAATGCAATATTGACAGTTCGCAAACAACAactcagaggagaaaaaagtatCCAAATGTTTATCTGAATAATTTGTATTTACCATCTCATATCTAGCAACAGATCAAGAAAAACCCTTTAGCTAGGACTTATTACCTCGTCTTTGGCGATTGCCAATTGCATTTCTGCATGCTGTCTTTTGATATTGTAATACTGTACTTCAACTTCATGTGTTAACTGAAGCCATTTCTGCAATGCTTCTGGAACAGACCAATTACTTCTCAGCTCAAACTCCTTCTCAGCCTTTTTTAAAGCCATGCGAACCTAACaatcaagaagaaataaaagtattacCAAGAGTATCATTAGAACTGACAgcagaagaaagtgaaatatAAGCACCTTTATACCCACGGGAACATACTAAGGCTTTACAAAGCTTTGGTGTGTGCCAATTGCTGTCAAGAAAGTGGACCtggcatttctgaaatgcagcataTGAATTTCCATATACTCCATTATACATAAGGTTTTTTCCTATTATATATACACCCTAATTTgaatcttaaatatttttataagacAGCATTTTTATTCATTGCAATAAATCCAATCTATTGCTACTCAGAAGTGAGACAAAGGTATCATCTCTTATCTGTTAACAAGatagaaaaaaagcttttgtacATATGTATTTTGTTCCATGAACTCAAGAATATTATGATAAGCTAATGTACAAAGTGTATGTCTTTTTAGGCTTTAAGGATTATTTTACTAGATAATGGCATGATTGATATTTCCATTCAAGTCTAGCATGAGACAAATGCTGCTTTAAACATTCCTAAGGATCTCTTAAAGCCAGGACCAATTTAAAGTCAACACTAAGATTATAAACATTCTGCAGATACCTGTACTAGTTCTTCCTCTGCGTATTTGAGCCTGCTGAGCTCACATTCAGCTCCCTCCCTCAACTCCCTTAGGCGATGAGCTTCCCGTTTTGCATCATTGATCTCATCCATCATTTTGCGCTCCAGATTTTGCTTTTCCACAGCAACATTTCTATTCTCCTCTTGTGCTTTCTCAAGCCTTCACAATTGAataaaaaatatgagaaaatacACAGCATATTTGTTAAAAGTTGCAgttctcagaagaaaatgtctCCAGCAACAGGGCAAGAGGCAACAggcacaaaccaaaacacaagaaGTCTGAGCACCAGGAAGCACTTTTTCATTATGGGGGTGACTGAGCATTGgcaacaggttgcccaggaaggtggTATAGTCTCGATCCTTGGGCATATTCAAAAGCTGCCTGGACATggccctgggcaacctgttctacaTGATCCTGCTTGAGCAGGTAGGTCTGgacaagatgacctccagaagtCCATTCCATCCTCAACCAGTCTGTGATAATCAAGACTGTCCCAGCTTCATGAATCAATAGCAGTGACATCAGACAATGTGACGTCCATGTCAGACAAAACATTCAAACTTCTAGGTGAGCATTCATTAAAGgggtaataaaataaaaagtcttcATAGACAACTGAGTTATAGGTGCACCACAGAAGACTATCAACTTTCACACACAAATATGCAATAGAAAGTAGAAAGTAATCAGTCCACGTCTGCTTCAATCTTAAGAGCTTAAAACCAGGATAAATATTCTTATTTTCCATGTATCTAAGCATTCCAAAGTAAACTATAATTATATGAAAATAACAGTACATACTTGTAAATCTGCAGGTTAAAAAACCCCTATTCTCTACCTTGATATGACCTACTAAAATATCCTGGAGGAATTTCTATGCAAAAACCCATCACCACTGAAATCACAATTTCCATGAAAAATGAAGATTAACAAGGCAGCTGAATGCAAGTAATTTACGACTGTAAAGGatctgtatttgtatttaccctcaaaacaaaacaacaaataaacattaacttttttagtttttatacCTTTCCTGCAAGTCAAGAAGACTTTGCTCTGCTGTTTGGAGACTTTCTAAATCCTTCATCATTTTTGTGATATGTTCTCTTGAAGTCCTGTTCTGTGTAAATGCAAACCAGCAGCCTCCAAAACCAATAACTATAGAAACTGTTAATATAAAATCCTTCATCCAGTTGTGAGGGGGACCTGCACAGAAAACAACATGATTATTAGCTAATTCACTGATACAGACAACAGACTATGGACTTCCCCTCTGCCCACCCCACCCCCTGCCCTGAGTCTAAAAGGTGGCAAAACCTGATACTAAACAAAATTCCATCTCCTTTATCTCAAACCACCTCCA
The sequence above is a segment of the Lathamus discolor isolate bLatDis1 chromosome 1, bLatDis1.hap1, whole genome shotgun sequence genome. Coding sequences within it:
- the STIM2 gene encoding stromal interaction molecule 2 isoform X3 gives rise to the protein MIHKQMDDDKDGGIEVDESDEFLREDMQYKDASNKHSHLHREDKHITIEDLWKRWKTSEVHNWTQEDTLQWLSEFVELPQYEKNFRDSNVNGTTLPRIAVNEHAFMISHLKIIDRSHRQKLQLKALDVVLFGPLTRPPHNWMKDFILTVSIVIGFGGCWFAFTQNRTSREHITKMMKDLESLQTAEQSLLDLQERLEKAQEENRNVAVEKQNLERKMMDEINDAKREAHRLRELREGAECELSRLKYAEEELVQVRMALKKAEKEFELRSNWSVPEALQKWLQLTHEVEVQYYNIKRQHAEMQLAIAKDEAEKIKKKRSTVFGTLHVAHSSSLDEVDHKILEAKKALSELTTCLRERLYRWQQIEKICGFQIAHNSGLPSLTSSLYSDHSWVVMPRVSIPPYPIAGGVDDLDEDTPPIVSQFYGSIVKPPGTLARSSSLCRSRRNVVSSSPQSQHALHSPDPDILSVSSCPAIYRTEDEEEAIYFSANKQWEVQETGSECDSLNSSTERKQSPPASLEMYQVLSSQKVSPEECSLEESSTGDSSSLTADISRGSPDCVGMAETKSMIFSPASKVYNGILEKSCSMNQLSIGIPIPKPRHTSCSSASSDTKPSHEAASVPRISSIPQDLYQNGEKTKKPSKIKSLFKKKCK
- the STIM2 gene encoding stromal interaction molecule 2 isoform X4, which codes for MSAVRAPGGRPSATPVPTCLLLLGLLLPAAAAGGGCELEAAVGGGGRRGGRVGATSSGAETAAVVTDPCSSLSPPCFTEEDRFSLEALRMIHKQMDDDKDGGIEVDESDEFLREDMQYKDASNKHSHLHREDKHITIEDLWKRWKTSEVHNWTQEDTLQWLSEFVELPQYEKNFRDSNVNGTTLPRIAVNEHAFMISHLKIIDRSHRQKLQLKALDVVLFGPLTRPPHNWMKDFILTVSIVIGFGGCWFAFTQNRTSREHITKMMKDLESLQTAEQSLLDLQERLEKAQEENRNVAVEKQNLERKMMDEINDAKREAHRLRELREGAECELSRLKYAEEELVQVRMALKKAEKEFELRSNWSVPEALQKWLQLTHEVEVQYYNIKRQHAEMQLAIAKDEAEKIKKKRSTVFGTLHVAHSSSLDEVDHKILEAKKALSELTTCLRERLYRWQQIEKICGFQIAHNSGLPSLTSSLYSDHSWVVMPRVSIPPYPIAGGVDDLDEDTPPIVSQFYGSIVKPPGTLARSSSLCRSRRNVVSSSPQSQHALHSPDPDILSVSSCPAIYRTEDEEEAIYFSANKQWIKSNVSYWAKRRWMVTQFLQHVERVPTLVTWPHRKRLNSFWKEQMSLLKGKYRKQVRNVTR
- the STIM2 gene encoding stromal interaction molecule 2 isoform X2 translates to MLSFLYYPCSSLSPPCFTEEDRFSLEALRMIHKQMDDDKDGGIEVDESDEFLREDMQYKDASNKHSHLHREDKHITIEDLWKRWKTSEVHNWTQEDTLQWLSEFVELPQYEKNFRDSNVNGTTLPRIAVNEHAFMISHLKIIDRSHRQKLQLKALDVVLFGPLTRPPHNWMKDFILTVSIVIGFGGCWFAFTQNRTSREHITKMMKDLESLQTAEQSLLDLQERLEKAQEENRNVAVEKQNLERKMMDEINDAKREAHRLRELREGAECELSRLKYAEEELVQVRMALKKAEKEFELRSNWSVPEALQKWLQLTHEVEVQYYNIKRQHAEMQLAIAKDEAEKIKKKRSTVFGTLHVAHSSSLDEVDHKILEAKKALSELTTCLRERLYRWQQIEKICGFQIAHNSGLPSLTSSLYSDHSWVVMPRVSIPPYPIAGGVDDLDEDTPPIVSQFYGSIVKPPGTLARSSSLCRSRRNVVSSSPQSQHALHSPDPDILSVSSCPAIYRTEDEEEAIYFSANKQWEVQETGSECDSLNSSTERKQSPPASLEMYQVLSSQKVSPEECSLEESSTGDSSSLTADISRGSPDCVGMAETKSMIFSPASKVYNGILEKSCSMNQLSIGIPIPKPRHTSCSSASSDTKPSHEAASVPRISSIPQDLYQNGEKTKKPSKIKSLFKKKCK
- the STIM2 gene encoding stromal interaction molecule 2 isoform X5, producing the protein MQYKDASNKHSHLHREDKHITIEDLWKRWKTSEVHNWTQEDTLQWLSEFVELPQYEKNFRDSNVNGTTLPRIAVNEHAFMISHLKIIDRSHRQKLQLKALDVVLFGPLTRPPHNWMKDFILTVSIVIGFGGCWFAFTQNRTSREHITKMMKDLESLQTAEQSLLDLQERLEKAQEENRNVAVEKQNLERKMMDEINDAKREAHRLRELREGAECELSRLKYAEEELVQVRMALKKAEKEFELRSNWSVPEALQKWLQLTHEVEVQYYNIKRQHAEMQLAIAKDEAEKIKKKRSTVFGTLHVAHSSSLDEVDHKILEAKKALSELTTCLRERLYRWQQIEKICGFQIAHNSGLPSLTSSLYSDHSWVVMPRVSIPPYPIAGGVDDLDEDTPPIVSQFYGSIVKPPGTLARSSSLCRSRRNVVSSSPQSQHALHSPDPDILSVSSCPAIYRTEDEEEAIYFSANKQWEVQETGSECDSLNSSTERKQSPPASLEMYQVLSSQKVSPEECSLEESSTGDSSSLTADISRGSPDCVGMAETKSMIFSPASKVYNGILEKSCSMNQLSIGIPIPKPRHTSCSSASSDTKPSHEAASVPRISSIPQDLYQNGEKTKKPSKIKSLFKKKCK